In Seonamhaeicola sp. S2-3, the genomic window TTTAAATTATCGTGTAAAAAACGACCGTGGTGAAATGGTACCGCTTTCTACCTTTATTTCCTTAGAAAAATCATTTGGCGTAGATCAAATAAATAGACACAATATGTACTTTGCTGCAGCTCTAAATGGTGAGGAAGCACCAGGCTACAGTAGTGGCGATGCTCTAAAGGCCATACAAGAAGTAGCAAAAGAAAAACTGCCAAGAGGCTTTGACATTGCTTGGGCAGGTATTTCGTATGACGAAGTCAATGCCGGTAACAAAGGCATCCTTATTTTCTTTATTTGTTTGCTTTTTGTTTTTTTGATTCTTTCGGGACAATACGAAAGTTTTTTGCTACCCCTGCCCGTAATTCTGTCACTCCCAACAGGCATGTTTGGAGCGTTCTTCACCCTCAGCATTTTCGGTTTGGAAAATAATATCTACTCGCAAATTGCCATGATCATGCTCATTGGACTTTTAGGTAAAAATGCCATCCTAATTGTGGAGTTTGCCAATCAGAAACGTAGCGAAGGGAAAAGTGCCTTACAGGCCGCCATTGAAGGGGCTAAATTGCGTTTGCGTCCTATTTTGATGACCTCTTTTGCTTTTATGGCTGGTTTATTACCCTTAGTCTTGGCTTCTGGTGCAGGTGCCATAGGTAACAAAACCATAGGTTCGGCAGCACTGGGCGGCATGCTGTTCGGAACCCTTTTTGGTGTAATTATCATCCCCGGACTGTATTTAATTTTTGCCAAAATATCTGAAAAATTCAGTCGAACCGAAAAGTCTCAAAAAACATTCACCGAAACATTAAACCATTAAGTATGAAATCATTAAAATTTACATATATCCTTTTTTTATTTCTACTTATTTTAAGTAGTTGTAAGACACTAAATACCAATGTGGGTATTCCACAACAAAAACTTCCTGAACATTATAACAAAACACTGAGCGATAGTACCAATATAGCCCAACTCAATTGGAAAGCATACTTTGGTGATGAGCATCTCATCCGATTAATAGACACAGCTCTTGCAAACAATTTTGATTTACAAATGGCTTTACAAAGAATAATAACTGTGAAATCGGAATTGTTGAAAGCTAAGGGCAAACAGCTGCCTAATGTAGATTTAAATTCTTGGGCTGGTCGCGAACGTGTTGGAGAATATTCTGTAGATTGGGCCGGTAATGAAGGGGGAACTTTTCTCTCAGGTGACCCATTGAACCCTGCCTATAATGATTATTACTTAGGCTTGACAAGCTCATGGGAAATTGACATCTGGGGAAAACTGAAAAACAGCCGTAAGGCTGCACTTTCTAGATACTTAGCAAGTATTGAAGGCAGTACCTTTGTAAAATCAAACTTAGTTGCCAATGTTGCCACTTTGTATTATGAACTGTTGGCTTTGGACAATGAACTTGAAACGCTTACGCATACCATTGAGAAACAAAAAGAAGCCCTTGAAGTGGTAAATCTTCAAAAAGAAGTAGGAAAAGCAAATGCATTGGCCATCCAGCAATTTCAGGCACAATTGCTCAATTCACAGGCCCGTAAAAATGAAACCTTACAAGCCATTGCCAAAACCGAAAATGCTCTTAATTTTTTATTAGGTCGATACCCACAACCCATTGAGCGCCCCAAAACCCGTTTATTTCAAGATTTCCCTCATGACATTAAAACAGGATTGCCCGTTCAATTGCTCACAAACCGCCCTGATATTCGTCAAGCTGCTTTAGAGGTAGAGGCTACAAAATTTGATTTAAAAACCGTTAAAGCTGCGTTTTTTCCAAGTTTAACTATTGGAGCCAAATTGGGTTATAATGCTTTTAATCCTAAATTTTTGTTTACCTCTCCAGAATCTATCGCTTATTCCATTACCGGAGGATTGACAGCTCCCTTAATCAACCGAAAAGCCCTAAAAGCGGAATTTAATACTGCTAAGGCCAATCAATTGGAAGCTTTGTTCAATTATCAAAAAAGCATTTTGAACGGTTTTATGGAAGTTAGTGACGAAATGATTAATCTAAAACAACTGGAAGAACTCATAAAACTTAAAAAACAAGAAACGAATATATTAGAAGAATCTATTGAGGCTTCAAAATTGTTTTATAAAATGGCAAAAGCTTCCTATTTAGAAGTGCTGACAGCACATCAAAATTATTTACAGAGTAAATTGGAGCTTATCGATGCTCATAAACAAAAACAAATAGCAACAGTGAACTTATACAAAGCCTTAGGTGGAGGTTGGTATTAATTATAACCATATTCCTTGATAAGTAGTGTTTTTAATACTATTTATCAAGGAACTTCACTTTTAATAAAGCGCAAAAACGAATTAAACAAAACCGTTGCCAAGCTTGTAAAATACGCCACAACCGTTGGAAACGAAATGGGGTTTTGAGGTTTTTACTACCTATATCTCAACAAATATTCATACAAAAAACTCGTTAACCACTTCCACATATCGAAAATTATAGATATATTTGAAACATGAATTTAAAACAAGCTACTGAAATAGGAAAATGTTTGTCTAACCACACGCGATTGCAAATTATGGAATGGTTGAAGGAGCCGGAAAAAAACTTCCCGCCCCATAAGACCTTAAAGCATTTTAACGACGGGGTTTGCGTAACCTACATTCAAGAAAAGGCAGGTCTTTCACAATCTACCATTTCTACCTATTTATCCAATATGGAAAAATGTGGTTTGCTCATTTCAACACGACACGGCAAATGGTCCTATCTGAAAAGAAATGAAAAAATCATTCAAGAGTATATCAACTTTATTAGCTAAAAAAATTTAACTCAATATATCGACAATTTGCAATATAACAAACTATGAAGCTACTCTTCGACTTCTTAGGTTGGTCGGGTTCGGGATTAATCATTCTGGCTTATACCCTACCCCTTTTACAAAACAAGCGGTATTTAGACTACGGTAAATATATGAACCTTCTTGGCGGTTTGTTCATTGCATTAAACTGTTATTATTACAACGCCATCCCTCCTTTTGTGACCAATATGGTATTGAGAACATTAAAATAATAAAAGGTGCTGCTTCTTTAGTTTATGACTCAGATGCTATTCCTAGTGTTGTGGATATTGAACCCCATAAATTGCCTCTTGAAAACTCTTTTAATGGTGAAGTAAACCTTTTAGCAGAAAGTAATAATTATTTATTAGGTGTTTCTGTAGGTTTACAAAAACGGAAAGAAAAATGGTTTTACCGTACACGCATAACTTATAGAGATTATGGTGACTATAAAGTACCAACAAATAAAATTAATTATGAAAACTACATTTTTGAACTTCATGATAATGATTTAAGAAATACAGCAGGACGTGAAGCTAATGCTAATTTCAGCATTGGTTACAATTTTAATAATATAACCTCATTTAATAATATAACCTCAGAAACTTTTATCAGCAATGTCTATGCTAAAAATGGCTTTTTTGCTAATGCACATAGTCTAGAAGTTAGAGTCTCTGAGATAGATTACGATGCTTCTAACAGAGATATAGATTTACCATACCATAAAGTAAATCATTTTAAGGTTATCAATAACACATCTATAGATAAACATACATTATTTTTAGATATAGGTTATCAAAATAATAATCGAGAAGAACAATCGATCCAACATCTCATGGTAATATACCCTAACCAAATAATACCAAAGAACTCGAGTTTATTAAAAACACCTATTCTTTAAACATCAAAGACACCTTTCAACCCAATAAAAAGCACACTATTGTGGCTAGTATTAATACCGAATACCAAAATAATAATATTAGTGGTTGGGGATTTTTAATCCCACAGTATAACCAATTTACCATAGGTACTTTTATTTAACCCTTGCTTTAATAGCTATTATCTTGGATATTCTTTTTTAATATTTCTTACTAAATATTCTAAACCATTTACTTTTAATTCATAAACTGTGGTAAGCATATCTCCTAATTTATTTTTAGGAAATCCTTTTCTATGATACCAAACCACATAATACTCAGGAAGG contains:
- a CDS encoding TolC family protein, with product MKSLKFTYILFLFLLILSSCKTLNTNVGIPQQKLPEHYNKTLSDSTNIAQLNWKAYFGDEHLIRLIDTALANNFDLQMALQRIITVKSELLKAKGKQLPNVDLNSWAGRERVGEYSVDWAGNEGGTFLSGDPLNPAYNDYYLGLTSSWEIDIWGKLKNSRKAALSRYLASIEGSTFVKSNLVANVATLYYELLALDNELETLTHTIEKQKEALEVVNLQKEVGKANALAIQQFQAQLLNSQARKNETLQAIAKTENALNFLLGRYPQPIERPKTRLFQDFPHDIKTGLPVQLLTNRPDIRQAALEVEATKFDLKTVKAAFFPSLTIGAKLGYNAFNPKFLFTSPESIAYSITGGLTAPLINRKALKAEFNTAKANQLEALFNYQKSILNGFMEVSDEMINLKQLEELIKLKKQETNILEESIEASKLFYKMAKASYLEVLTAHQNYLQSKLELIDAHKQKQIATVNLYKALGGGWY
- a CDS encoding helix-turn-helix transcriptional regulator, with product MNLKQATEIGKCLSNHTRLQIMEWLKEPEKNFPPHKTLKHFNDGVCVTYIQEKAGLSQSTISTYLSNMEKCGLLISTRHGKWSYLKRNEKIIQEYINFIS
- a CDS encoding DUF3820 family protein is translated as MIPDKEFLLKLAHTKMPYGKYKDRYLIDLPEYYVVWYHRKGFPKNKLGDMLTTVYELKVNGLEYLVRNIKKEYPR